GCTTTTACTGGTTTGGGATGGAAATGCCCCTGCTagagctgggcaggggaaggaccGTGTTGAGCCATTTGACTTCAAGTTTGCAGTGAAGTATGTTGGGCTCGGGCTGGGACTGTGCAAATTCGGACATCACAGGCTTAAAATCTCCCCTGGGAGGTGCTCAGCAGGGAGAGCGGTGCTGTGTGCCCGGCCGGCCCAGCACCAGACACCACACAGTGCACCGCAGGTACCCGCTGTGTCTGGTCTGACATTACATGGAAATCGGGCTTCCAAATTGCTCCTGTAGAGAGAGAGCGCTGCTTTTTCCACCTCTGACCCAAGATCCTTGGCTTTGGGCTCACTCTCCCTAAGCCCTCTGTTACTGGCTGATTAAAAAAGCCTGCAGCTCAGGTAGTGCTTTGATCAAGGCACTAttcagcagtgaaaaataaaaaaaatatatatataaaaaaaaaaacaaacgccTTTCCAAGTGCACTCAATACAAATGCTCTCGTTAGCAAAACCAAGTTTAATTTTGGAGAGTGaaaacccagctggcagctcgCTAGGGCATGGCTGGAATGGGGCTGCATGCAGACAGCTGGGGGACCCCGGGTGGCCCCAATCCCCAAGCTGGAAACAGAGCccccaggagagcagggctggagctctGAAATGTTTCCAACCCTTTTTCCAACCCTTGTCAGCAGCCGATGCCTTCTCTATCAGGCTCATGTTTGGGGTTTTCCAGGCGGTTTGCTTTTAATCCCTGTAGGGCAGGTGGGTCTCCAGTGCCCCAGCAagctggaggaagcagaaatgcaaTTTAGTTTTtagggattttgtttgtttgttttttaatataatgaagCCCCTGAGTGTGTTGGAGACAGGCATTGGAGGGtggaaatgtttaaattttccTCCTCTAGTACATTATTGCAAGAATACTCGTGGTGGGGCTAGCAGCCCTGGCTGGTGCAAACCCTGGCTGCTGAATACGGCCCTCGCCCGCCCCGAGCAGCCCACGCTTCTGGGGGGGCCAGGCCAGGCCCTCCActcctccagcccctccagcctTTGCTAACTCCTTGccatttgctttgctgttggAAACCAGCCACCCGACGCGTTAACCCTCTTTCTGCCCAACCCAAATCCCTTCCAGCCTCTCAGCCCTCATCCCACTGAGCCACCTTGCCATAGCAAACCCGACAGCGTgcgggaaggaggaaaaaaaaattcgGTAAGGAAAACAGCGCTGGGTCTACAGCTACGCGTGGGTTATTGAGAGCAGTGAGTAATTTGGGGTTAGAAAGCCAAGGCATAGAAAAATGCCACTGAGGCTGAGTCAGGCCAACATCTGGGCAATGGGATTGCCATCGCCCTGGTGGggcctgtgccagtgcttgctctgctgggaagaaaagagcaTTTCTGTTGGTGGTCACTGCCATGTGTCAGTGATTTTGTGATGACTGCAAGCTCTGAAGTAAAGGATGATGTCTTGCTTGTCGGTATTTCTGGCCTTGCTGTCCCTCTGGAGTGGGCAGGACTGTCCCTCGGCATGTACCgctgggtgctgagcacaggGTGGCAACGCCCTGAGCCTCGCCAGCCACAGGCAAGTCCCTCTTACAGCAAACCATGAGCTGTGGTCACCATCTCGGTGCTGGCCTCCAGCACACGTGGCTTCCTCAGGAGCTTGGGGTCTGCAGAGAGCCGCCACGGCTCGTGTGGGCGATGGATGCCCAGGGCACCGCGCTGGGAGCAGCGGCAGCTCATGGTGCGCCATCGGCTGCAGTGTTTGAGGTGGCTTCGTGGTGAGCCCCAAACCCAGCTTGGGCAGGGGCACAGAAATGCCACGTGCTCGACCAGTGGTGACTCCAAGtgagctggtgctgggcagctCAGGGCCCTGCTCCGCTTGCACAGGTGGCCACGGTGCTCGCATTGTGGCCCCAGCACCAGGTGCGCCAACTCCGGTACGCTGCGCCtgtcttattttccttcattgtaAAATGTGGAAATCTTGTTTTCCCATGTGttgcagaagaaaagtaatGGGGCCCCCAATGGATTTTATGCAGAGATCGACTGGGACAGATACGTAAGTGCCCGAGGGCCCTTTGTCCCCTGGGGCTGTGCGTGTGCGCCGCGGGTTTGGCTCCTGGGCGGCTGTGGGTGTGCGGGGCCGTGTCCTCGTGCCCTGGGGTCTCAGCCCCACTGTTGGAAATACTGCGTGAAAACAGGGATTCTGGAGGAGTTATtggagctgtgcagggaaaCCTGCCCTTGCGCGGAGATGTTTGTATTTACACGTTAATTAGGCTGTATGATCCTGTCCAGGAACCAGGTGGCTCCAGTGCCAGCCACCCTGAggagagccctgctgcctggaGGACATTAAGGCTTGCCAGAGAAAAACCTGGGTTACAAAAAATGAgcatggggaggggggaaaaaagccacGGGCCTGGCTGCGGAGCCATTGCTCAGCGCCCCAGCGGGTGATGTGCTGTGGCCCCGGGCAGCACcgctggctgcaggagccaaGGGCAGTCTCAGCTCCCAGCGGCCATGCCCCTGACCCTCCGTGTGTTGTGCCCCATGCAGAACTCCCCGGAGCTCGACGAGGAGGGGTACAGCATCCGGCCCGAGGAGCCAGGCTATATCCTTTGTGAGCTCAGCCTCTCGACTTGCAAAACCATAAGATGAGCTGGGGTTTCGCTGGCAGGCcactgactttttaatttttatttctccccttTTATTCTCCTTTGGGCTTTTATTCTGCAGCTCCCCCAGAGCACTGCCcgaggaagcagagcagaaagcttCTTGCTGCCTTTGGTCTGCTGCTGTGGCATGAGGAGCACAGCGGTGGGCACTGGCCAGCCCCGTGGGCTCTGCTTTTTTGGATGCTGTGGGTCCGTAACACGTCTCCATTAAGGGACAGGGGGGTGTGGGTGCAGCCCGTGCTCGCAGCCTGTGTGCTGAGCCTGTAGGAGGTGTAGGAAATTGATGTCCTGCTCATAGCTGCAGGAGGTGGGTGGGAAACCAGAActctccctctcctgctgctgaaggatGATGTCCCCATCAGCCCAGAGGGGGATGCCCGGGCTCCATCACCACTGCATCCTTGCCAGCCCCAATTTCTGTGTCCTCTGCCCACACGTGGCGTAGCAGGAAATCAGCATGGCAGGAGGAgttgtccctgctgctgcttccgCCACGGGGGTTAGGGATGAGCATTTCAGGAACACCTAATCCCCGTTTTTTCAGTGAGATGTGAGCTTTTGAATCACTGCCGAGATGCAGGGGCGCTCCTGAAGCCGTGCCTTGCTCCAAAGCCAAGGCTTTTCGGGAAGGCAGCGGCACGGCAAGGTGCTGCTGCGCGGCCGCGTCCTCTGCAGCCCGGAGCTTCCTTAGCTGCGCTGCACCCACCAGAGGAAAGCACTTCTACTCCTCCAGCGAgtccgaggaggaggaggaggcccaCAAGAAGTTCAACATCAAGATCAAGCCGTTGCAGGCTAAAGACATCCTGAAGAGCGCGGCGACGGTGGACGAGCTGAAGGCGTCCGTAGGCAACATCGCACTTTCTCCATCCCCTGTGGTGAGTGCCCCGTGCCCGCGTTTTTCCCTGGCTGTGGAAGCAGGAGTGCTTGGTGTGCTTCAACCTGGGGAACCTCTTCCTTGGGTGCAAGTGGGGAACGTTGGTTTCGTGCCCTGATCAGTGGGGTCTGCTCGGTGCAGAGCAGCGCCGTGGGTTTGTTGGGGTGGTTCCAGGAGCGCCGCTGGCTGGCACAGCCCTCCCAGGCACCCCAGGTCCTGGCACCACGCTTTTACCCAATTTAGTTGTCGTTCAGGACATAAATCGTTTGATGCTTGCCCTGCTCCCTAGCTCCGGGAGCACACCTGTGGGGTTTTCGtagtgctgctgcaggatgctAAAGGATGCTCCCTACCCGAGGGGTGCCCAAAGGGAACAGTACCCGTTCCCTGCTGCAAACACCGATACCCGCTGATTTTCCTAAGGTTCACTGGGATTTGTCATATCCCAGTCTGTTTAGTGGGGATAAGatttgtgggttttgtgtttAGCGTGGGCTAGTGTCTTTCCATCTTCCCAGCTGAAGCTGTTCAGGGTTTATAACCAGCCTGCACGTGAAGCGTGAACGAATTGCAAGCGTAAGGAAAGGTGAGACAAAATCAGTCTCGCTTCCCAAACCAGTGCAGCGTTGCCAAGCCCGTGGAAAGCTCCTGGGAGAATTGGTGCTTCCCCCAGGAaggcagtggggctgggcaggatcTGGTGGCTGCCACTGGGGCACTGCTTGGGGCTCTTCCTGTGATGTTTTTGGGAGCTTTCTGTGACCAGGAGCTTCTTGCTGGTTTAAGATGGATTCAGCCCCAGTGAGCACCCTTGGGTGGTGTCTCGGGACAGCCCAGCCCGGCTCCCTGAGCGCACAgcgccctgccagcagcacgccCGGGGCTCCTCAGGTACACACAGCCTGTCGTTGTCGCCCCGTTACAGAAATACCTTttctcatgttattttttttctgtgttcttttagAGGAAAAGCCcggtaagattttttttccttgcactttTTAGCGCAGACTTGACTTGTGCTCTGCCTGCATGCCGCCTGCTCTGCATGTCTCTAGGAGCGGGATGGGAAGCGCGAGTAACAAATCCTGTTGTTTCGGAAGGCATGGCGTTCCTTTTTGTCCCTCTCCCTCGGGTTTAGCTCGGCATGCTTAAACAGGAGCTCGGCTGTGTTTGCTGTGAATGGTGCAGTGGTTGGGCATGGCCCTGCTCTGAGGGCACAGTGCTGTCCCAGCGGGTTCTGCACGTGTCCTTGCGCATCAGCAtgaagcaggaggcagggatACCTGCTGTGGTGCTTTTGGGGGCAATGGCCATGTCATCCCCACGAGGACTTGGCTTGAGACTGCTCTGAGACGGGGCAGTCCCCGCTGTTTGGGGTGCAGGggtccctccctgctgcttcggcctcctgcctttctgcaggagccagccctgGGCTCCAAAGGGTttcattgccaaaaaaaaagccatgccCGAGAGCATTAAAGGGCAGGTGTGGGGTTTGGTGCCTCCTGGGGTGCATGtgcaccagcagtgctgcatgGGGGAGCCCCAGAACGCTTTGGGGTCAGCTCTGCCTGCGCGGACACCGCGGCTCTCGTGGGCAGAGGAAGATGCCCGTGCCTCGGCGCGGGGCTGCTTGAAAACCCAGGGGGAGACGAAAAGCATCCCCTCCTTCAGCTCACGGCCCCAGGGTGCTTGGTGTGGCACCAGGCGTCCCTCCCTGACCGGGTGTCTCACCAGGTGTCtgttctctctcccttctcGCTGACCGCAGCGGCGCAGCCCGGTaagctccctccctccctctgcttctGGCCGGGCCTTGGTGCGGGCGCTGTGCCCGTCTGGTCTCCCGGAGAGGGTTTGGGGGGCTCCTACTGCATGCAGGCACCTGTGCTGTGCGGTGGGAGCGAGGATGTGGGTTGCTGAAAACATGCTATTTGTCCGTGGCCCATCGGAGGagagggtttggggttttttatGCTGCCCCTGACGGGCACCCGCTGGGTTTAAAGGACGAGCGTAAGCCGTTTGCAGCCAGGGTGGCTGCGGGCGCTGCCAGGGGATGGCTTTAGGGGCTCCAAATCCTCCCGCCGGGCTTTGTCTGCCCCGCTATGCTGGGAGCAAACCTGGCTCCCCAGGACATCCTTACAGGTGGGCGTCTCAGCCACGTAAAGCACAGGTTGTATTTTTGATGCTGCCTGATCGCTGTGCCGTGGGTCTCGTTTGGTGCCGGCGGCAGCGTGCCCGCGTCCCTGCACACCCCACTGACCTCCTGTGTTTCTAATTCCAGGGGACGATTAAGAGGAATTTATCCAGTAAGTATGTCCTTTAGCCTTCCAGAGCAGTAATTAGTGCCggcagcctggggctggtggctaaaataagttaattttaaaaagaggggGGAGGTGGGCTTGCTTTAACGTGGTCACAGCAGAAGTGGTGGCACCCAAATGTCCCCTTAAAGAGGGCCATAGGGACATCCCTGGGGGGCCCCGTAGCAGAAGCAATGCCTGCTAGCCCTGTCCTCTGTGGGAATAAGACCTAATTAACGTCAGGGCAGCAGGCTTGGTGCGGGGTGCCAGCAGCACGCCTGGTGTGTGTGGGCCATGGGGGTGGCTGGGGACGAGGGCACGGTTTCTAACCCCGCTCTGTCCCACCCTGTGCAGGTGAGGAGATCGCACGGCCCCGGCGCTCCACACCCACGCCAGACCCCAGCAGGTCAGTACGGGgggggctgtgtgtgtgtgtgtatttgcaCACCCTCCGTGCACGCACAAAACCTTGCTTTGGCACCCCCCAGAACACCGAAGGCCCCATATTTCAGCGTCCATCAGTGCAGCTCTCCCCTACAGCTGCAATCAGACGTGTTACCCATTCTTAAATTACAACGTTTTGGTACACAAATGTGTTTGCACCGTTGTTTGAAGGGGAAATATCAGCCTTCCCCTCCAGGTCCTGATCCTTCCTGCGTGTGTGCCAGGCTGGGTCAAACCTGGACTAACGCAGCAAGCTCAGTGTCACCGCCCGTCTGCAGCGGGCTCATcagaggtgcagcagcagcaggcttgcGGCTTTTTAGGCTCGTGAGCCAGCCCATCGCCTTGTCCAGCCCTGAAAGGAGCAGGGAATGCTCAGTGCTGGTGGCTGCAAGGGGCAGGGAGCACGCCGTGCCCATGGGACCTCCGGCAGCTGTGGGATGAGTGGTGTGGCTCCTGCCTGAGGCAGCAGGGCTGACACTTCCCACGTGTGGTTTAACAGAAACGCCCAGAATTTAGGTACAAAATGGTTTCAACACCTCGATTTTAGATGCTACCCCTTTGCTTTCCATTCTCCATGCCCCCACCTGTATGCTGTGCGAGCTGGACACAAACTCCCCGCAAATACACACACCTGTACTCAGCACCACTTCTCACGGAGTTTTTGTTGAGGAGAGTTCTTTAAATCCTGCACAAGccagaaaaacacagagctgctgtgctggggggggcacCACAGCGCTGTGCCCCCAGCCTGAGGACACCCCCCTTTGTCCCCCCGCAGCAGGAAGCCCCCCGAGGACCCCGCCGCGCTGGCACCGCTCTTCGGGCCCCCGCTGGAGTCTGCGTTTGAGGAGCAGAAGCTGGATGGTGTGTGGGGCACGGGGGTTTGGGGACAGTGCGTGGGGCACGGGGATGCCGTgtggggcacggggacgggTGTGCGGAGCAGGGGCTTGTGGCCAGGCCTCAGAACAGCTCCAGTTAAACCCCGCTTTCAAAGCAACCTCTACGTGCAGTTCCTTGCACGTAGCCGAAGAAAAACAGCACGTGGTGAGCGAATGAGAGTCGTGGCGTTCCCCACACCATCGCTGTGAATGGTTGGATCTCTTCATTTGATAcctgttgggtttttttttctgcgcATCCTGAAATTCCAGAGGATTTCTGCAATTAATTCAATGTTTCACTGAATGCAATGAGCCTCCAAATACACGAAtggcattgttttgtttgtcaggCATCATGATTGTCAAACTAATTGCGCGGCCTGCTTAAAAATCAGGCAGGCTTGTAATTATCTAACATCACAGAAATAACCCTGGCTTTAATTAGAGGGGGGTTGCTGTCAATATTTAGTTTCCTGTCTTTGCATGCCTCAGATGAACGCACCTTATCTGCGTGATTCTggtatttggaagaaaacagtcaTGTTTATCGTCACCTCTGCATgtgcatttatttgctttcttttcccagctcctctggACCAGCCCGAGATCTggggccccatccagcccccCAACAGCGCCGACTCCCCGAAGCTGCCGAGACCTTTCCCAACTGGAAGTAAGTCGCCCGAAAATGCAGGAGTGCAAACACACGCAGACCCAGCCTTCCACTTCTGGCCCTGGCCCTAGCTcgtgctggcagagcagctcagagctgtgcaAGGAGGGCGATGGAAAAGCCACACAAACCCTTTATTGCGACTTTCTGCCGCATCCCGGGGCTGTTCAGCCTTTGGCTGGGCATGGAGCAGGTCCCTCCACGGCCGCTCAGATTTATTCCAGCTGAGCCCCGGTGGGACGGGACACGGGTAACTGCGGTGGGCGcccctggcagcacagcccctgacCTCCCGCTCCTCTGCCTTGCAGCACCGCCGCCGCTGCCACCCAAGAACGTCCCGGCCACGCCGCCCCGCACCGGCTCGCCCCTGACAGTGGCCCCAGGTAAAGGCCAAGCACCCCGCTCCTAGCGCCCGGCACAGCGCGGCCGCATCCGGACCCGTGGGGGCTGCGCTGCCGGGGTCGGTtccccccctgtccccagggcgTCCCGTGTGACGGCTGCATTTCGGACGTGGATTTACCCCTGCGCATCCTCCTCGTGGCGTTGGTGTTGTTTCGGCGGTTGTTGTGTGCGGGGCGATGCCGCAAAGAGCGGAGCCCAggcggcacggccccggctgggtgcctgctctctgctccccaCGCTGCTGGTGTTGGTCGCAAAAACCCTGCCGAGTGCCCGCAGCGGGACTTGTAGCCCCTGTTCCTTGAAGCCATGCTGCACGAGGCTGGCCATCCCCTTGTGCTGGGCACGCCAGCACgtccccagggccagcagctgcGGCGTGCAGCCCCTCCGTGTCCCCTGGCTGCAAGCAGGGCCCAAAGCAACCCAACCGAGCAGCGGTGGGATCGGGGAGCACCGCGCCGTGCTGCAGGCGCGTGCCTGAGCTGCCGTGTCCTGCTGCCGTGCTCGTTAACGTGTCATCGTTAACAGCCGCCTGGAGGCTCCGTGAGCGAGCAGAGCCTCCTGCCTTTACCTGCTGCTGGTCGCAGCTGGAATACATCCCCGTGGTctgcttccctgtgctgcatgCCCTCGGCAGTGTCGCTGTCAAACCAGCATgtctgtgtatatatttatatggacctgtatataaatatatgagcGGAGCGTGCAAGAGAGCTTTCGTCTGAGTTGAGTGCCTAACTTTAATAGCTTCTGAGTCGAATACCTTCTAATAACCGGTGCTGCTGCCGCGTGGCCGGGAGGTAAGGAGGGCTGCGTGCCAGCCGTGAAGGGTGCGAGCAGAGGGGACCtgggggcagccctgcaggaggcaggggcGGGCATGCTTTCCCCGCGGTGTGTGTGTTTCAGTCCCGTGTGGCTTGTTACACGTTGCACATGTTCTGCTGTGGATACTCGTGCCTGCATTGCGGTCCTGGCAGCTCGTAGGAAAACCCTCTAGAAAGCAGCGGGCGcgagcccccgccgccccctaACCCTAAACCCGACTGCTTTGACCGCAGGAAGCGACCAGCCAGCCGCCGAGGCCAAAAGTGACAAAGTGCCGTCGATCAATGACTTGGACAGCATTTTTGGCCCCGTGCTGTCCCCCAAGTCTGTGGTTGTGCACACGGAAGACAAGTGGGTCAATTTTTCCGATCCCTCCCCGGATAAAGTGACGGGGGCGCCGAGGCCCCGCGAGAAGGTGGCGTCCCCCCCGgcgggggcagcgggcagcccggtggccgagccccccccgcgccctcccctccccgctgcGCCTGGAGGAGCTCCAGAAGAAGGCTTTGGAGCAGCCCCACGCTAAAGAGGAGAACGCGGAGCCGGTTGCCTCCCCCAAGGATTTTGGGCCGGGACAGAGAGCgaccccaccaccccccccGCCGCCCACCTACCGCACGGTGGTCTCATCCCCTGGACCGGGCGCCAGCAGCGGCGCGGGAAGCCCCAGCGGTAcgtccccgccgcccccacCACCCGCTGTGTGCCTGGCTGCCCTCGGCCCCCCCGTGTtgtgctccctgctgtgccTTCCCCAAAGCTGGGGGGCTGTCGGTGTCCCCCGAGCCGCCCTTCCCGTCCCTGCTATGCGCATAACCTCCCCTAAAACCATTTGGCGTGAGCGTGCTCGTGGCTGTGCCCTCTGTAGGCTTCAGAGtgaacaaaggaagaaacattCCCAGCTGGTGATGAACTTCTAAGCAAGCCTCGGAACCGTGCTGCTTTAACAAAACGTgttgcaggcaggcagctcaTCGCCCCCATCACCCccgggctgccagcagcagccccccaggacAGCAGTAGGCACAGGGGTGAAGGCagtccccatccccacagcccCGCGTTGTCTCCCCCTTTGGAGAGACGGCTTTCAGAGGGCGTGTTTCAGAAAAACACTCTCCTAGCTTTGTCTGACACGTGCTTCCTGCCTGGCTTCACCTGCTTAATTAAACATGCCCCTGTGGCAGGGGTCAGCTTACGCCCGCTCTCCCCCAGcctggcacccatgggtgctggtggtgctcagcctgtgctgctcttgCCAGGTGCCCAGGGGGTCGGTGGGGGGTGGCATGGCCACCCAGGGGCCTGGCTGGGAGCGGGACGTGCTGAGCCTCTTACGGTGACACCGCTGCGGTGACAGTGGTGCTGTGTGAGCTGAGAGGGGCAGGACGGGGCGGTGAAGGTGGCCGCGTGTGTGGGGACCGACAGGGAAACCCCActcagctggctggagctgggctcgCGTGGCACCGTGGCCAGTTTCAGAGGATCCTCGCCTCTTGCTAGAACTTGCCTTCCGGCTCCTTTCTGCGTGCTTTGCAGGCTGCTGAGACCTGGTCCTCAGCCAGTCCCGGTGTAAAAGCCAGAAACGTGAGCTGTAAGGCTGCCGGGGGCTGAAATACGCCCACAAAGATGGTGCCAGCCTCCAGAAAGCCACGTCTGGTGGCAGCGGGTGCATGGTGCCAGCCAGGTTCCTTTCCTGCTCCTCCTTCTGGgggcccctgctcctgcgtcCAGCCCCGGGGATGTCGGGGGCTCTGCTGCGGAGCCGGCCCTGGCACCGTGCAGGGACCTGGGGCCAGCAGTGCCAccatggcagggctgggaccagCATCTGAAGGGGCTCCTGGCATCCTCCTGGCCCAGCAAGTATCCGGAGAGCCCTCAAATGTGAGGAGCAAGCATCCCCCTGCTGAACCTGGCGTCTGGCAGGGCTTTGGACTAACGGTGCGTCGCTGCTTCTGGGTGATCAaccttcaaaagccacctggtgGCATCTGTCCGGTGCCGTGAGGCTACTTGCCCTGAATAATTCCTGTTTTGCCAGGCTTTCGTGTGgacaaggagggaaaaaaagtcaagctTTGGCACCCAAAGTGGgcttctaaataaaaatgacttaattTTCCGAGGTGCCCCCCTTCTCTTAGCACCTGCCGTAAGGTCTAATTGCTATAGGTCTCGCTCTGATAGATCCTTAATCAGAGCTACCACCCACAAAGCTCCGCGAGCTGTTTCTCTTGTAAGCAGGAGAAATAAAGCTGAACACAAACTCTTGGTGTCTGCTCAGGCACAACACGTCCCTCCGCATCACCGCTTGCCTttggggaggctgctggcaaGTACCACGCTGCTCGGTGACCCCGCAGATCGGTGTCGCCCGGCTGCCGttcctcctgggcagcagcaacCCTCAGTTGTTCATGGAAACTCTTCTAGCCAGCTGGGAAAACGCtttctgctcccagcagagcccatAACGTTGCTCCTGCCCTTCCTCTTCATCACTGGGATAAAGCCCCATCCCTCTTGGGATGCCCACCAGGCTTCCCTTTTTCACGGGGCAGGACTGACCCTGCGGTGGTCCCGCGAGCTGTGGGAGCCGTGCCGGGGTGGATGGAGGCAGGCGGTGGTTTTGCAGCTCACAAAGCCTCAGGGCGGGCAAGGGGAGCCCAAATCTCTGCTGCAAGCTACCACGATGGAGGGGAAGCAGGGCCTTTGGCACGGCAGCACCGGCTGCCGCCGGGGTGAAACGTCCTGATGCATCACCCCCTCCTGCtcagccagagctgcagggctcccaAAAGGATCGAGGCTGGATATGGGGTGAggggtccccgtcccctccctgccacccgTGCCAGCTCCCAGGGAGCAGCATTTGGGCACTGGCTTGGCACTCACCTCCCTGTCCTTGTTGCAGGTTCCTCGTCCCCGGCTCGCCCCGGCACGCCGCTGGCCGCCTGCGGCACCCCGCCACCCCCGCCGCCGCGGCCCCCCTCCCGGCCCAAGCTGCCCCCCCGGCAAGCCCGCCGTCGCCGACCTGGTAGGTGCCGTGTCACGGCTTGGGGTCAGGGGCTGGCTGGAGCTTTCTGGGATTTAGGAAATGAGGCTTGAATGGGGAAAGGGCAGCGAGCGAGTCGGGGGCTGCATCCCCAGGGTTTGCAGGGGGTTAGAGGGTTTGGGACGGGCACGAAGTTGCTGCTCccgtgggaaaaaaaaaggatgggtTTGGACACGAAGCAGcacggggagcagggacagggacagcagggaATGCTAcctgtggctgtgctgcaaCCAGGGTGCCCggctcctccctgcagctcGGGGCTAGCTAGTAAAATCATCCCCAAAGGAGCCCTGAGGACCCAGTGAGGGTGCATGGGCACGATTGGCACTGCTCTCTCCCCAACACCGCTTGCATTAAACGCACCCAACAGCCCCCAGAGCTGCGGTGCCCCACTGCTCTCCTACGAGCCGTGCAGTGGAGGATTTTATCTGCCTTTTTCCTGGATCCAGAAGGAAATGTCTCCGCGTTAAATAACTGAAGTCACACCAGGTTTGCACAGGGGCCACCGGGGAGCA
This portion of the Oxyura jamaicensis isolate SHBP4307 breed ruddy duck chromosome 8, BPBGC_Ojam_1.0, whole genome shotgun sequence genome encodes:
- the SGIP1 gene encoding LOW QUALITY PROTEIN: SH3-containing GRB2-like protein 3-interacting protein 1 (The sequence of the model RefSeq protein was modified relative to this genomic sequence to represent the inferred CDS: inserted 2 bases in 1 codon; deleted 1 base in 1 codon), with translation MMEGLKKRTRKAFGIRKKEKDTDSTGSPDRDGIPLSPHPTEPPCHSKPDSVREGGKKNSKKSNGAPNGFYAEIDWDRYNSPELDEEGYSIRPEEPGSTRGKHFYSSSESEEEEEAHKKFNIKIKPLQAKDILKSAATVDELKASVGNIALSPSPVRKSPRRSPGTIKRNLSSEEIARPRRSTPTPDPSSRKPPEDPAALAPLFGPPLESAFEEQKLDAPLDQPEIWGPIQPPNSADSPKLPRPFPTGTPPPLPPKNVPATPPRTGSPLTVAPGSDQPAAEAKSDKVPSINDLDSIFGPVLSPKSVVVHTEDKWVNFSDPSPDKVTGAPRPREKVASPPAGAAGSPVXPSPPRALPSPLRLEELQKKALEQPHAKEENAEPVASPKDFGPGQRATPPPPPPPTYRTVVSSPGPGASSGAGSPSGSSSPARPGTPLAACGTPPPPPPRPPSRPKLPPGKPAVADLSRPFSPPIHSSSPPPIAPLARAESTSSISSTNSLSAATTPTVENEQPSLVWFDRGKFYLTFEGSSRGPSPLTMGAQDTLPVAAAFTETVNAYFKGADPSKCIVKITGEMVLSFPAGITRHFANNPAPAVLTFRVLNYNRLEHVLPNPQLLCCDSTQSDASTKEFWVNMPNLMTHLKKVSEQKPQATYYNVDMLKYQVSAQGIQSTPLNLAVSWRCDPASTDLRIDYKYNTEAMTTPVALNNVQFLVPVDGGVTKLQAVLPPAVWNAEQQRILWKIPDISQKSENGGVGSLLARFQLSEGPSAPAPLAVQFTSEGSTLSSCDIELVGAGYRFSLIKKRFAAGKYLADN